In a single window of the Gossypium hirsutum isolate 1008001.06 chromosome D02, Gossypium_hirsutum_v2.1, whole genome shotgun sequence genome:
- the LOC107910399 gene encoding 2-oxoisovalerate dehydrogenase subunit alpha 1, mitochondrial, which yields MASWGRRSSGMVHHIKALSKVELRGKAGEMKGGWWRYPLQPGVASALVPRSWPCVNTMASLFLVQRFKSSLPQKQVEDDDGDQDLDFPGGKVAYTSEMKFISGSYDKRIPCYRVLGDDGELIKDGSDFEKVNKELAVKMYSDMVCLQIMDTFMYEAQRQGRISFYMTSFGEEAATISSAAALTKDDIILPQYREPGALLWRGFTLQEFVNQCFGNKDDGGKGRQMPVHYGSSKHNFVTVSSPIATQLPQAAGMAYSLKMDKKDACVVAFIGDGGTSEGDFHAGLNFAAVMEAPVIFVCRNNGWAISTPTSDQFRSDGVVVKGQAYGIPSIRVDGTDALAVYSAIRAARSMAINEQRPVLVESLAYRVGHHSTSDDSTKYRSLNEIEHWKTDRDPVNKFRKWVELNGWWSERDEADLRSSIKKQLLKAIQVAEGMEKPPLTELFTDVYDLPPSNLIEQEKLLRQIVNKYPRDFPSDVSLH from the exons ATGGCGAGTTGGGGAAGAAGATCAAGTGGCATGGTTCATCATATCAAGGCACTTTCAAAGGTGGAACTGAGGGGCAAAGCAGGTGAAATGAAAGGAGGGTGGTGGAGATATCCCTTACAACCTGGAGTTGCTTCAGCTTTAGTCCCACGTTCATGGCCATGCGTTAATACTATGGCTTCCCTTTTCTTGGTTCAGCGTTTCAAATCCTCCCTACCTCAAAAACAAGTCGAAGACGACGACGGTGATCAG GATTTAGATTTTCCAGGAGGAAAAGTTGCATATACTTCAGAAATGAAATTCATTTCAGGGTCTTATGATAAAAGAATACCTTGCTATCGAGTTCTTGGTGATGATGGAGAGCTAATCAAAGATGGTAGTGATTTTGAAAAG gttaacaaagaaTTGGCAGTGAAAATGTACAGTGACATGGTTTGTCTGCAAATTATGGATACTTTCATGTATGAAGCACAAAGGCAAGGGCGAATATCGTTCTATATGACATCATTTGGTGAAGAAGCGGCTACCATATCATCCGCTGCTGCACTTACCAAAGATGATATTATCTTGCCTCAGTATCGGGAACCAGGAGCTCTTCTGTGGCGTGGTTTCACATTGCAAGAATTTGTCAACCAATGCTTTGGGAACAAGGATGATGGTGGGAAAGGTAGGCAGATGCCAGTTCATTACGGTTCAAGCAAGCACAACTTCGTCACTGTTTCATCCCCGATTGC AACTCAGCTTCCTCAAGCTGCAGGCATGGCATACTCTCTTAAGATGGATAAGAAAGACGCTTGCGTTGTCGCCTTTATCGGTGATGGCGGTACCAGCGAG GGAGATTTTCATGCTGGTTTGAACTTTGCAGCAGTGATGGAAGCCCCGGTTATTTTTGTTTGTCGCAACAATGGCTGGGCCATTAGTACACCAACATCAGATCAATTTCGAA GCGACGGTGTTGTTGTTAAGGGCCAAGCTTATGGAATCCCAAGCATTCGAGTCGACGGTACTGATGCACTTGCTGTTTATAGCGCCATTCGTGCGGCTCGTAGTATGGCTATAAATGAGCAACGACCGGTCCTAGTTGAG TCTCTTGCATATAGAGTTGGACACCATTCCACATCCGAcgattcgaccaaatatcgttctcTCAATGAAATCGAGCACTGGAAAACGGATCGAGACCCggtaaataaatttagaaaatgggttgAACTCAATGGTTGGTGGAGTGAAAGGGATGAAGCTGATCTCCGAAGTAGCATAAAGAAACAG CTATTGAAAGCGATTCAAGTGGCGGAGGGAATGGAGAAGCCACCACTTACGGAGTTGTTCACGGATGTTTACGATCTTCCTCCATCTAACCTTATCGAGCAAGAGAAACTACTCAGACAAATTGTCAATAAATATCCACGCGATTTCCCCTCTGATGTTTCTCTCCACTAG